NNNNNNNNNNNNNNNNNNNNNNNNNNNNNNNNNNNNNNNNNNNNNNNNNNNNNNNNNNNNNNNNNNNNNNNNNNNNNNNNNNNNNNNNNNNNNNNNNNNNNNNNNNNNNNNNNNNNNNNNNNNNNNNNNNNNNNNNNNNNNNNNNNNNNNNNNNNNNNNNNNNNNNNNNNNNNNNNNNNNNNNNNNNNNNNNNNNNNNNNNNNNNNNNNNNNNNNNNNNNNNNNNNNNNNNNNNNNNNNNNNNNNNNNNNNNNNNNNNNNNNNNNNNNNNNNNNNNNNNNNNNNNNNNNNNNNNNNNNNNNNNNNNNNNNNNNNNNNNNNNNNNNNNNNNNNNNNNNNNNNNNNNNNNNNNNNNNNNNNNNNNNNNNNNNNNNNNNNNNNNNNNNNNNNNNNNNNNNNNNNNNNNNNNNNNNNNNNNNNNNNNNNNNNNNNNNNNNNNNNNNNNNNNNNNNNNNNNNNNNNNNNNNNNNNNNNNNNNNNNNNNNNNNNNNNNNNNNNNNNNNNNNNNNNNNNNNNNNNNNNNNNNNNNNNNNNNNNNNNNNNNNNNNNNNNNNNNNNNNNNcacaccacacacacacacacacacacacaacacacacacacacacacacacaccacacacacacacacacacacacaccacacagcggtTCTTGTATGTGTTCACAATGGAATGTGCAgactagagcagggatcatcaactagatacAGCCATTGGACGATTTTTTCTTGAGGGGATGGTTGGGACCTCAAatgattacaaatcatttgtagactgcaaattgtcCGCAAGAATGCCCAAAACAGATAACTTGGGAAACAGATTTCACAAATTAAAATCAATTGGAGCTAATTTCCTGGTGTTCGTACAACATTTTTACGTccaacaataataaaaaattattattataattatttttgatCAGAAAACATGGGGGACAAATAAAACCACcaggctgccagttggggaaacATGGCCTGGAGTCTTTTGTGTCACACGTACACACCACCTCAGATTCTAATCTAATAATGTGTCTCTGTAACACAGTGACGAACCCTTTCAGAGTTCTGGAACCCTGTACTGAAGCAGATGATTAGACAGTGCTGTGTGCTCATTTACGGGTTATTAGTCTATTTCACACACTTAATGTTCTTAGTTTTGTTCAGGACTCGGTCACTGGCTCGTGCTAATGTGCCAGAATTGAAGAGTTCCGTTCCACATCCCCACAAGGCAGTTGTCCTTCTAGCTTCTATCTGTGTGATGCAAAGCTGATATACTTCTTGCTTTGATTTGACATCTTgtttaaactctctctctctctcttctcatcttctctcctctcttctctctctctctctctctctctctctctctctctctctctctctctctctctctctctcttctctctctctctcctttctctctctcgctctctctctctctctctctctctctctctctctctctctctctcttctctctctctctctctctctctctcttctctctctctgtctgtcgtctgtctgtctgtctgtctgtctgtctgtctgtctgtctgtcttcctgtctgtctgtctgctcttcatctctctctctgtccctctgctctctctcgctcatctctctcctgcctctctctcctctctctctgtctctctctctctcctgcctctctctcacctctctctctcttctgtgtagtGTTTACCCGCTGCAGCGCTAAACACTAAAGATGTCTTCCACTCGCAGGTCAAGGCGCCTGTCGAGGGCAAAAGACGGGCGCAGTGGgtgagataacacacacacacacacacacacacacacacacaacacacacacacacacacacacacacacacacacacacacacacaacacacacacaacacacacacacacacacacacacacacacacacacacacaccacaccacacacacaatttgtaTATTATCAGTGTTTAACTGGACTGTTCTCTTTATGTGTTGTAGCTTTAACATCGCCAAGGTGATTGTGGTAGgggatgttggccagttgggaaAGACATGTCTGCTCAGCAGTAAGGAATCACTACAGTCTAATGGCTGCATATGAAATGGCACCTTACTCCATatttagttcactacttttgagaGAGTCCTATGGCCATTTGGGAAACAGTCTTATTACAGACTTATCCCCCAGGGGGCAGCGCTGATCTCCCTCAGGATGTGTAACTTGCCAATTAAAAATACTACTGACCATTTCACTTCCTGTTAGTCATGTTGTTGCCATGACACCCAGGAGAATCCACACACAGCAGAGCACTGCCCCCTTCTGAAAGCAGCAAAACTGTTACCCCTGCTCTCCCCAGCTTGGGATAATAGAGACTGATTGTTGACTAATTGATTGACTTGTGGGTTTTGATTATTGCATATTGAAGTAAGTTAGTTCAGTAATCAAATCTCCTGAAAAGTTGCTATTTATAGTCATAGCTTTGGTACATAAAGAAGTATACAGTATGGTAAACTCTTAATGTCGTAATGTTTCCTCTCTATTCTGTTACTAGCTGTCCTGTTTACTCTCTGTTACTGTCCTGTTACTCTTCTGTTTACTGTCCCTGTTACTCTGTCTGTTACTGTTGTTACTGGTCCTGGTTACTCTTCTGTACTGTCCTGTTACTCTTTTGTTAATGGTCCTGTTATCTGTCTGTTACTGTCCTGTTACTGTCCTTTTACTTTTCATGTTACTTTATTGTTTACTGTCCCTGTTACTTCCTGTTACTGTCTCGTTCTGTTACTGTCTCTTTGTTACTGTCCTTGTTACTGTTGTGTTATCGTGCCTGTTAATGTTTTGTTGCTGTTCATGTTACTGTTGTGTTACTGTCCTGTTACCGTTGTGTTACTGTCCTGTTACTGTTCTGTTAATGTTTTGTTGCCTGTCATGTTACTGTCTCTTTCAAAAAATCAGGCTTATGAAAACAGTGGGCCTGGTGTCCCCgaatatttcatagtgttctattgtttccagtacttgccttaaTATTATCTCCAATTGTATCGTCCATAGTAAAACcttgtctgattaggatgaataatatctgacaaaacttttttaTTCTAtggcgccaagcattttgctaggattttttgCATCacaaacactgaagtgtaagaggtctccaatttttttaatttggactggatctttatatataccacttgggtcctgtttcagtaataacgatatcagaccttcttgttgcggtgtctgataatctaccattatataggagtggttaaacaagctaataatggtcctttgagtatatcaaaaaaagttttgtatacttccactgtatgccatccagccctggagttttcccatccttaaaggcccaattgcatcaaggcagttcctcctctgtaattttggCCTTCACAATGAGTcttttctgtacagatgttaattttacaatATAATtaggaaaaaatccatacaaattagtttcagttagtggagatggaggagcctgaaacgaaaacaatattcttaaagtacttttacttcctctttcaaaatatcatttggtgaatcatgcgtgactcatcatttgtaacaagttttaataaaaattttggtagcatttctatttgaagattgaaaaagaatttggtgcatttttccccataattccatccagttcgctttattttttataatattacactggatctttcttgaataagttcctccatttctttttgttttttcctctaacttattctgtgcctctatggtaaccgttttattgctatctaagcTGTAACTGTTAGTCTTCAATTCcttttgttaatatggactcttttgatctaaattccctttgttttatagatgagtactgaattgcatggcctcaaaggcacacttaaaagtgtcccatacaataaggggatctgctgtacctatgtatGTCTgaaaaaagtcagttataaaatcTTCTGTCCTAGTCTAACAAATtttatcatctagtagactttgaattaaatttccaatatcctcgcccacgtgtaAAATTCTGTAAGAGaaaatatatgccaattatgtgatgaatccgaccgcattctgtcccctatcaacacttttttaaacttttggtgccagagagaatggtataagaaagtagtcgaaggacgactagcttgattcaagcctccgccatgtatatctcactaaatcagggtatttaagtctccatatatccactaaatTCCAAtattccatgacattcatgatttccttaagtgcctgagggtgatagtttgtagtgtgatttcctttccggttaTTAGAGGTTTTTTAAGACTGTATTAaaaatctcccactataataatagagtctagtgttgcttgtaagagttgataaattcttatatatattttcaaagaagcttggatcataattattcggaccgtatagggTTAACAAGCCATATTTTtggtttattgtccaataacatatttaaaataatccatctaccttgaggatctggttggacaatttgcacatttggatcaaaattattgttaattaaaaccatcaccccttttgaaatttcttgcccatgggagaaatatattttgcccccccagttcttttttCCACAAAAACTtccatctaaaactgttgaatgggttcctgataacaatagatattataatccttctcttttagccagggtaaatactgatcgtcttttcttattatctgctaagccattaacATTGTAACTGGCTAATACTTTTTcacacttaccataatgagacacccTTTCATTCTTTtaaatcagaatataatttttgtaACTACTATTAAAAAGTTAGCATAATGATGAGTGCTATATAGTTGTACCATGATATTATGCATTTCTACtaaagtaaacctccaattggtccctactattccacccgcCTAAAAGAGCCTCATCTCgagtggccacacacacacttcacattcATCATCCTCACCCTTTCCTCATCAATTGTCGTCTGttgcctcttgctctctctctctccctttctctctctctctctcagatgggaCACAGCGGGTCAGGAGAGGTTCAAGTGCATCGCCTCCACATATTACAGAGGAGCACAAGGTACGAAAACAAACACACGTATGTTATAGGAAGCCCTTAATAGATGTATTGTGGTGATGCCTGCAGCCTGTTCTCTAATGTGTGTTGTTCTCCTGGTTTCTCTCAAGCCATCATAGTGGTATTTGACCTGAGCTGTGTGACCTCTCTGGACAACGCCAGGTAAGAGATGTCAACATATTACACGTTGTTCACATCTGTAGCATCCAGATAGAATGGCTTTTCATCATAGTATCTCAGTATCAGTCAATTTCTATGTTAGACTACTTTATTGCATGTGATAGACATATTATGTGTGTCTGTACGCGCGTTCAGGCAGTGGCTGGAGGATGCTATGAAGGAGAACGATCCCTCCAGTGTTCTGCTGTTCCTGGTCGGAACCAAGAAGGACCTCAGTGTGAGTCTGATGGAAAAGATCCAACCTGACTAAAGACAGCACAAAGGATCTGTCATTGATTGATTTAAAGATGAAGTATTTCAAACTgtatcccccccctctctcgctctctctctcagtctcctgATCAGTTGGCCTACATGGAGCAGGAGGCCATTAGACTGTCAGAGGAGATCAGAGCAGAGTACTGGACTGTGTCTGCTAAGTCAGGTAGTGCTGGGAATACCCATCATATCCcattctatctc
This genomic interval from Salvelinus sp. IW2-2015 unplaced genomic scaffold, ASM291031v2 Un_scaffold2068, whole genome shotgun sequence contains the following:
- the LOC112072869 gene encoding ras-related protein Rab-34, which translates into the protein CVRLCISIPPRNFHLTNMLPPVRRDRIIAQLPECLPAAALNTKDVFHSQVKAPVEGKRRAQWDTAGQERFKCIASTYYRGAQAIIVVFDLSCVTSLDNARQWLEDAMKENDPSSVLLFLVGTKKDLSSPDQLAYMEQEAIRLSEEIRAEYWTVSAKSGESIREFFFRVASLTFEANVLAELEKTGSRRVGDIIRITESTEEEYKPTKRKPTCC